From Vanessa cardui chromosome 11, ilVanCard2.1, whole genome shotgun sequence, the proteins below share one genomic window:
- the LOC124533851 gene encoding receptor-type guanylate cyclase Gyc76C-like isoform X2, with product MWHGARVLLLAALGLLAGPSVAAPAKKYNLTIGYLPSIKGEHRDRQGLAISGALSMALEEINNCTDLLPDVRLLLEWKDTKCDTVTATRLLTDMSCSGVVAFFGPEGRCHTEAIIAQSRNLPMISYKCSDYQTSTLSNFARLEPPDTQATKSVISLLRYYRWNKFSILYEESWVTVALTLENHAKKNNMTVNHQRPVIDGFKCCEEKMTCCAPGFWYQFIQDTKNRTRIYVFLGSTAGLIDMMTAMESLQLFVKGEYMVIFVDMMTYSPKDSLKYLIKTEDRASKLVCPNTPEFRKRAQSLLVVVSSEPEGSYEYFTGKVRVYNSMKPFEFPLPAVFENRFNKFVSIYAAYLYDSVKLYATALHSLIEEETTQKNETITYQKLMSIATSGSVIVSKMIRITPFRSVSGMSIRLDERADSEGNFSVLAFKPANFTDDDVNCTYSMIPVGHFQQSSREFPEYKLNPRLPIDWPDSVKPEDEPSCGFLNEKCPKDDSQITSLVVAGTLAVTLFCALVVTISIYRKWKIEQEIEGLLWKIDQQEIAGYLGSGLMLSPSKLSLASGISCESRCCTQIFTTTAQYKGNVVRIKELKFSKKKDISRDVMKEMRLLRELRHDNLNSFIGAVIEPLRILLITDYCAKGSLYDIIENEDIKLDKMFISSLVHDLIKGMSFIHSSPLIFHGNLKSSNCVVTSRWMLQVTDFGLHELRYCAENDFIGEHQYYRGLLWKSPELLRQLDDPNGTVGGTQKGDVYAFGIILYEIIARRGPFGATTLEPKDIVERVKRPRREGEEAFRPDTRALDADDYVLATMRDCWADDPALRPDFPALRTRLKKMKSGKSRNIMDQMMDMMEKYANNLEELVNERTRLLIEEKQKTEDLLHRMLPKSVARRLTTGEGVEPESFDSVTIYFSDIVGFTAMSAESTPLQVVNFLNDLYTVFDRIIRGYDVYKVETIGDAYMVVSGLPIRNNDRHVGEIASMALELLNAVKSHKISHRPNEVLKLRIGIHTGAVVAGVVGLTMPRYCLFGDTVNTASRMESNGEPLRIHISPSCKQALDKLGGYVVEPRGTIPIKGKGQLQTYWLVGATEKAIQKRPVEGEERPLFCRPRRSPRLTDSRHPSISDAP from the exons ATGTGGCACGGTGCGCGAGTGCTCCTACTCGCGGCGCTGGGGCTACTGGCCGGGCCTTCGGTCGCCGCACCCGCTAAAAAGTACAACCTTACCATCGGATACCTACCCTCAATAAAAGGCGAGCACAGAGACAGACAGGGTCTCGCCATCTCTGGGGCCCTTTCTATGGCCCTCGAGGAG ATCAACAATTGCACAGATTTGCTACCCGACGTGCGACTGCTGCTGGAATGGAAGGATACGAAGTGCGACACGGTGACGGCCACGCGCCTTCTCACCGATATGAGCTGCTCGGGTGTCGTCGCCTTCTTCGGCCCCGAGGGTCGCTGCCACACCGAGGCTATCATAGCCCAGTCACGGAACTTGCCGATGATATCTTAT AAATGTTCAGATTACCAAACTTCGACGCTTTCGAACTTCGCAAGATTGGAACCTCCCGATACGCAG gCGACCAAATCTGTCATATCGTTGCTTCGATACTACAGATGGAATAAGTTCTCGATCCTATACGAGGAGTCGTGGGTGACGGTGGCGTTGACGTTAGAGAACCACGCGAAGAAGAATAACATGACCGTTAATCACCAAAGACCGGTCATTGACGGCTTCAAGTGCTGTGAAGAGAAGATGACTTGCTGCGCGCCTGGCTTCTGGTACCAGTTCATACAGGACACTAAGAACAGGACTCGAA TATATGTGTTCTTGGGTTCAACCGCTGGCCTAATAGATATGATGACAGCCATGGAATCGTTGCAGTTATTCGTGAAGGGAGAGTACATGGTCATATTCGTCGATATGATGACATACTCGCCGAaagattctttaaaatatttaataa AGACGGAGGACCGCGCGTCGAAGCTGGTGTGCCCCAACACGCCGGAGTTCCGCAAGCGCGCGCAGTCGCTGCTCGTCGTCGTGTCGTCGGAGCCCGAGGGCAGCTACGAGTACTTCACGGGCAAGGTGCGCGTCTACAACAGCATGAAGCCCTTCGAGTTCCCGCTGCCCGCCGTCTTCGAGAACAGGTTCAATAAG TTCGTGTCGATATACGCCGCATACCTGTATGACTCTGTGAAGCTCTACGCGACCGCCCTGCACAGTCTCATAGAAGAGGAAACCACGCAGAAAAATGAAACCATTACATATCAAAAGTTAATGAGCATCGCTACCAGTGGATCTGTCATTGTTTCCAAAATGATTCGTATTACTCCTTTTAGAA GTGTATCCGGTATGTCGATTCGTTTGGACGAGCGGGCAGACTCCGAGGGTAACTTCTCCGTGCTGGCCTTCAAGCCCGCCAACTTCACGGACGATGACGTCAACTGCACGTACAGCATGATACCGGTCGGACACTTCCAACAGAGCAGTCGGGAATTTCCT gaatataaattaaatcccCGCTTGCCAATCGATTGGCCGGATAGCGTCAAACCCGAAGACGAACCGTCATGCGGTTTCCTCAATGAAAAATGTCCGAAGGACGACTCGCAGATAACGTCGCTGGTGGTAGCGGGGACATTAGCTGTGACTTTATTCTGTGCCCTCGTAGTTACTATAAGCATTTATAGAAAGTGGAAAATAGAACAGGAGATAGAAGGATTGTTGTGGAAAATAGATCAGCAAGAAATAGCCGGTTACTTAGGTAGCGGTCTTATGTTGTCGCCTAGTAAG ttAAGTTTAGCTAGTGGAATATCTTGTGAGAGCAGATGCTGTACACAGATATTTACGACGACGGCACAGTACAAGGGAAACGTAGTGAGAATAAAGGAATTGAAATTCTCTAAAAAgaaa GACATATCGCGCGACGTGATGAAGGAGATGCGGCTGCTGCGCGAGCTGCGTCACGACAACCTCAACTCGTTCATCGGCGCCGTCATCGAGCCGCTGCGAATCCTGCTCATCACCGACTACTGCGCCAAGGGCAGCTTGTAT GATATAATTGAAAACGAAGATATAAAGCTCGATAAGATGTTTATATCTTCTCTGGTGCACGATCTCATTAAG GGTATGAGTTTTATTCATTCATCGCCATTAATCTTTCACGGAAATCTCAAGTCTTCGAATTGCGTCGTCACATCGAGGTGGATGCTTCAG gtaaCTGATTTTGGGCTCCATGAATTGAGGTATTGCGCTGAAAATGATTTCATCGGGGAGCATCAATATTATAGAG GCTTACTATGGAAATCGCCAGAGTTACTGAGACAGTTAGATGATCCGAACGGTACCGTCGGAGGAACGCAGAAAGGTGACGTTTATGCTTTTGGCATAATTCTGTACGAAATCATCGCCCGACGGGGACCCTTCGGCGCCACTACTCTGGAGCCCAAAG ACATCGTGGAGCGCGTGAAGCGTCCGCGGCGCGAGGGCGAGGAGGCGTTCCGGCCCGACACGCGCGCGCTGGACGCCGACGACTACGTGCTGGCCACCATGCGCGACTGCTGGGCCGACGACCCCGCGCTGCGCCCCGACTTCCCCGCGCTGCGCACGCGCCTCAAGAAGATGAAGTCCGGCAA ATCTAGAAATATTATGGATCAAATGATGGATATGATGGAGAAGTACGCTAATAATTTAGAGGAACTAGTCAATGAGAGAACGAGGCTCCTGATCGAAGAGAAGCAGAAGACGGAGGACTTGCTCCACAGAATGCTCCCAAA ATCAGTCGCTCGTCGTCTGACTACGGGCGAGGGTGTGGAGCCGGAGTCGTTCGACTCGGTCACGATCTACTTCAGCGACATTGTCGGCTTCACCGCGATGTCCGCGGAGAGCACGCCGCTGCAGGTCGTCAACTTCCTCAACGACCTATACACTGTGTTCGACAGGATCATACGAGGATACGACGTGTACAAGGTCGAAACCATCGGGGATGCTTATATGGTG GTGTCCGGCCTACCGATAAGAAATAACGACAGACACGTGGGAGAAATCGCATCAATGGCGCTGGAACTGCTAAATGCTGTAAAGAGTCACAAAATATCCCACAGACCGAacgaagttttaaaattaaggatAGGGATACACACAG GCGCGGTGGTGGCGGGCGTTGTGGGGCTGACCATGCCGCGCTACTGCCTGTTCGGCGACACTGTGAACACGGCCTCGCGCATGGAGTCCAACGGGGAGCCGCTGCGCATACACATCTCACCGAGCTGCAAGCAGGCGCTCGACAAGCTGGGCGGGTACGTCGTGGAGCCGCGCGGGACTATTCCCATCAAGGGAAAAGGACAG CTCCAAACGTACTGGCTAGTCGGCGCGACGGAGAAGGCAATACAGAAGAGGCCCGTAGAAGGGGAGGAACGCCCTCTGTTCTGCCGGCCCAGGAGAAGCCCTCGCTTGACGGATTCCAGACATCCCTCCATTTCGG ACGCGCCCTGA
- the LOC124533851 gene encoding receptor-type guanylate cyclase Gyc76C-like isoform X1 → MWHGARVLLLAALGLLAGPSVAAPAKKYNLTIGYLPSIKGEHRDRQGLAISGALSMALEEINNCTDLLPDVRLLLEWKDTKCDTVTATRLLTDMSCSGVVAFFGPEGRCHTEAIIAQSRNLPMISYKCSDYQTSTLSNFARLEPPDTQATKSVISLLRYYRWNKFSILYEESWVTVALTLENHAKKNNMTVNHQRPVIDGFKCCEEKMTCCAPGFWYQFIQDTKNRTRIYVFLGSTAGLIDMMTAMESLQLFVKGEYMVIFVDMMTYSPKDSLKYLIKTEDRASKLVCPNTPEFRKRAQSLLVVVSSEPEGSYEYFTGKVRVYNSMKPFEFPLPAVFENRFNKFVSIYAAYLYDSVKLYATALHSLIEEETTQKNETITYQKLMSIATSGSVIVSKMIRITPFRSVSGMSIRLDERADSEGNFSVLAFKPANFTDDDVNCTYSMIPVGHFQQSSREFPEYKLNPRLPIDWPDSVKPEDEPSCGFLNEKCPKDDSQITSLVVAGTLAVTLFCALVVTISIYRKWKIEQEIEGLLWKIDQQEIAGYLGSGLMLSPSKLSLASGISCESRCCTQIFTTTAQYKGNVVRIKELKFSKKKDISRDVMKEMRLLRELRHDNLNSFIGAVIEPLRILLITDYCAKGSLYDIIENEDIKLDKMFISSLVHDLIKGMSFIHSSPLIFHGNLKSSNCVVTSRWMLQVTDFGLHELRYCAENDFIGEHQYYRGLLWKSPELLRQLDDPNGTVGGTQKGDVYAFGIILYEIIARRGPFGATTLEPKDIVERVKRPRREGEEAFRPDTRALDADDYVLATMRDCWADDPALRPDFPALRTRLKKMKSGKSRNIMDQMMDMMEKYANNLEELVNERTRLLIEEKQKTEDLLHRMLPKSVARRLTTGEGVEPESFDSVTIYFSDIVGFTAMSAESTPLQVVNFLNDLYTVFDRIIRGYDVYKVETIGDAYMVVSGLPIRNNDRHVGEIASMALELLNAVKSHKISHRPNEVLKLRIGIHTGAVVAGVVGLTMPRYCLFGDTVNTASRMESNGEPLRIHISPSCKQALDKLGGYVVEPRGTIPIKGKGQLQTYWLVGATEKAIQKRPVEGEERPLFCRPRRSPRLTDSRHPSISELRGEARVRQRLHSGASLPPSASPAARRAALAPTSRRALSSIASSTACSGAGSAGAGAAGAALRPARSLDVLSARGRLRRHHTTRSLDVEVAIATVSSSLFNGAAFGLPDEPPRADEDSPLLRKASLCNKLDRPKRKVPDSDYIEFYKKWRSLENVADAKSGAKMPRFAIRSWLLGIFGGGARSTSSSLRRAPHLLDRESAV, encoded by the exons ATGTGGCACGGTGCGCGAGTGCTCCTACTCGCGGCGCTGGGGCTACTGGCCGGGCCTTCGGTCGCCGCACCCGCTAAAAAGTACAACCTTACCATCGGATACCTACCCTCAATAAAAGGCGAGCACAGAGACAGACAGGGTCTCGCCATCTCTGGGGCCCTTTCTATGGCCCTCGAGGAG ATCAACAATTGCACAGATTTGCTACCCGACGTGCGACTGCTGCTGGAATGGAAGGATACGAAGTGCGACACGGTGACGGCCACGCGCCTTCTCACCGATATGAGCTGCTCGGGTGTCGTCGCCTTCTTCGGCCCCGAGGGTCGCTGCCACACCGAGGCTATCATAGCCCAGTCACGGAACTTGCCGATGATATCTTAT AAATGTTCAGATTACCAAACTTCGACGCTTTCGAACTTCGCAAGATTGGAACCTCCCGATACGCAG gCGACCAAATCTGTCATATCGTTGCTTCGATACTACAGATGGAATAAGTTCTCGATCCTATACGAGGAGTCGTGGGTGACGGTGGCGTTGACGTTAGAGAACCACGCGAAGAAGAATAACATGACCGTTAATCACCAAAGACCGGTCATTGACGGCTTCAAGTGCTGTGAAGAGAAGATGACTTGCTGCGCGCCTGGCTTCTGGTACCAGTTCATACAGGACACTAAGAACAGGACTCGAA TATATGTGTTCTTGGGTTCAACCGCTGGCCTAATAGATATGATGACAGCCATGGAATCGTTGCAGTTATTCGTGAAGGGAGAGTACATGGTCATATTCGTCGATATGATGACATACTCGCCGAaagattctttaaaatatttaataa AGACGGAGGACCGCGCGTCGAAGCTGGTGTGCCCCAACACGCCGGAGTTCCGCAAGCGCGCGCAGTCGCTGCTCGTCGTCGTGTCGTCGGAGCCCGAGGGCAGCTACGAGTACTTCACGGGCAAGGTGCGCGTCTACAACAGCATGAAGCCCTTCGAGTTCCCGCTGCCCGCCGTCTTCGAGAACAGGTTCAATAAG TTCGTGTCGATATACGCCGCATACCTGTATGACTCTGTGAAGCTCTACGCGACCGCCCTGCACAGTCTCATAGAAGAGGAAACCACGCAGAAAAATGAAACCATTACATATCAAAAGTTAATGAGCATCGCTACCAGTGGATCTGTCATTGTTTCCAAAATGATTCGTATTACTCCTTTTAGAA GTGTATCCGGTATGTCGATTCGTTTGGACGAGCGGGCAGACTCCGAGGGTAACTTCTCCGTGCTGGCCTTCAAGCCCGCCAACTTCACGGACGATGACGTCAACTGCACGTACAGCATGATACCGGTCGGACACTTCCAACAGAGCAGTCGGGAATTTCCT gaatataaattaaatcccCGCTTGCCAATCGATTGGCCGGATAGCGTCAAACCCGAAGACGAACCGTCATGCGGTTTCCTCAATGAAAAATGTCCGAAGGACGACTCGCAGATAACGTCGCTGGTGGTAGCGGGGACATTAGCTGTGACTTTATTCTGTGCCCTCGTAGTTACTATAAGCATTTATAGAAAGTGGAAAATAGAACAGGAGATAGAAGGATTGTTGTGGAAAATAGATCAGCAAGAAATAGCCGGTTACTTAGGTAGCGGTCTTATGTTGTCGCCTAGTAAG ttAAGTTTAGCTAGTGGAATATCTTGTGAGAGCAGATGCTGTACACAGATATTTACGACGACGGCACAGTACAAGGGAAACGTAGTGAGAATAAAGGAATTGAAATTCTCTAAAAAgaaa GACATATCGCGCGACGTGATGAAGGAGATGCGGCTGCTGCGCGAGCTGCGTCACGACAACCTCAACTCGTTCATCGGCGCCGTCATCGAGCCGCTGCGAATCCTGCTCATCACCGACTACTGCGCCAAGGGCAGCTTGTAT GATATAATTGAAAACGAAGATATAAAGCTCGATAAGATGTTTATATCTTCTCTGGTGCACGATCTCATTAAG GGTATGAGTTTTATTCATTCATCGCCATTAATCTTTCACGGAAATCTCAAGTCTTCGAATTGCGTCGTCACATCGAGGTGGATGCTTCAG gtaaCTGATTTTGGGCTCCATGAATTGAGGTATTGCGCTGAAAATGATTTCATCGGGGAGCATCAATATTATAGAG GCTTACTATGGAAATCGCCAGAGTTACTGAGACAGTTAGATGATCCGAACGGTACCGTCGGAGGAACGCAGAAAGGTGACGTTTATGCTTTTGGCATAATTCTGTACGAAATCATCGCCCGACGGGGACCCTTCGGCGCCACTACTCTGGAGCCCAAAG ACATCGTGGAGCGCGTGAAGCGTCCGCGGCGCGAGGGCGAGGAGGCGTTCCGGCCCGACACGCGCGCGCTGGACGCCGACGACTACGTGCTGGCCACCATGCGCGACTGCTGGGCCGACGACCCCGCGCTGCGCCCCGACTTCCCCGCGCTGCGCACGCGCCTCAAGAAGATGAAGTCCGGCAA ATCTAGAAATATTATGGATCAAATGATGGATATGATGGAGAAGTACGCTAATAATTTAGAGGAACTAGTCAATGAGAGAACGAGGCTCCTGATCGAAGAGAAGCAGAAGACGGAGGACTTGCTCCACAGAATGCTCCCAAA ATCAGTCGCTCGTCGTCTGACTACGGGCGAGGGTGTGGAGCCGGAGTCGTTCGACTCGGTCACGATCTACTTCAGCGACATTGTCGGCTTCACCGCGATGTCCGCGGAGAGCACGCCGCTGCAGGTCGTCAACTTCCTCAACGACCTATACACTGTGTTCGACAGGATCATACGAGGATACGACGTGTACAAGGTCGAAACCATCGGGGATGCTTATATGGTG GTGTCCGGCCTACCGATAAGAAATAACGACAGACACGTGGGAGAAATCGCATCAATGGCGCTGGAACTGCTAAATGCTGTAAAGAGTCACAAAATATCCCACAGACCGAacgaagttttaaaattaaggatAGGGATACACACAG GCGCGGTGGTGGCGGGCGTTGTGGGGCTGACCATGCCGCGCTACTGCCTGTTCGGCGACACTGTGAACACGGCCTCGCGCATGGAGTCCAACGGGGAGCCGCTGCGCATACACATCTCACCGAGCTGCAAGCAGGCGCTCGACAAGCTGGGCGGGTACGTCGTGGAGCCGCGCGGGACTATTCCCATCAAGGGAAAAGGACAG CTCCAAACGTACTGGCTAGTCGGCGCGACGGAGAAGGCAATACAGAAGAGGCCCGTAGAAGGGGAGGAACGCCCTCTGTTCTGCCGGCCCAGGAGAAGCCCTCGCTTGACGGATTCCAGACATCCCTCCATTTCGG AGCTGCGCGGCGAGGCCCGCGTGCGCCAGCGCCTGCACAGCGGCGCGTCGCTGCCGCCCTCCGCGtcgcccgccgcgcgccgcgccgcgctcgCGCCCACCTCCAG ACGCGCCCTGAGCTCGATCGCGTCGTCGACAGCGTGCTCGGGCGCGGGCTCGGCgggggcgggcgcggcgggcgcggcgctgcGGCCGGCGCGGTCGCTGGACGTGCTGTCGGCGCGCGGGCGCCTGCGCCGCCACCACACCACGCGCTCGCTGGACGTGGAGGTGGCCATCGCGACCGTCTCGTCCTCGCTCTTCAACGGCGCCGCCTTCGGGCTGCCCGACGAGCCGCCGCGCGCCGACGAGGACAGCCCGCTGCTGCGCAAGGCGAGCCTGTGCAACAAGCTGGACCGGCCGAAGCGCAAGGTGCCCGACTCGGACTACATCGAGTTCTACAAGAAGTGGCGCTCGCTCGAGAACGTGGCGGACGCCAAGAGCGGCGCCAAGATGCCCCGCTTCGCGATCCGCTCGTGGCTGCTGGGCATCttcggcggcggcgcgcgcagCACGTCGTCGTCGCTGCGCCGCGCGCCGCACCTGCTCGACCGCGAGTCCGCCGTCTGA